In Montipora foliosa isolate CH-2021 chromosome 13, ASM3666993v2, whole genome shotgun sequence, one DNA window encodes the following:
- the LOC137982028 gene encoding ectodysplasin-A-like produces the protein MTRSDLMKTNYSTPDLSRKGTAMDSSDKPRARSCNLISFAILTSLIYGVLVTVVMLTLYRLVVMQTARIQTLEAAASNLEARIQNLEASFSAKRSEKAETAEGNPMNPKNKVPNDLIITRDKRQFEGHRLPPVESLRCKKICKGRKGDAGPVGPQGLTGKDGSPGLKGVKGDNGEKGPAGAMGLQGPRGLPGPPGPPGRLISESIHLAGKGKNIEQHRSHRIVNWDIAHKEGSIVYHAELGEIQVKVAGVYFVYSQIFYFDGSTNQMAHDTFINGNREMSSEASIIGPSKKLDTKYHGRIFRLRVNDTIGVRARYTKLFNMVPWGSFFGAFLVHL, from the exons ATGACAAGATCTGATCTGATGAAAACAAATTATTCAACTCCAGATTTAAGCAGGAAAGGCACAGCTATGGACAGTTCGGACAAACCGCGTGCTCGCAGCTGTAATTTAATCTCATTCGCGATTTTAACGTCACTGATCTACGGTGTACTTGTCACTGTCGTCATGTTGACTCTTTATCGTTTAGTGGTAATGCAAACGGCAAGGATACAAACACTGGAAGCTGCAGCGAGCAATCTCGAGGCTCGTATTCAAAATTTAGAAGCAAGCTTCTCAGCGAAGAGATCCGAAAAAGCCGAGACTGCAGAGGGAAACCCCATGAATCCAAAAAATAAG GTTCCCAATGATTTGATTATCACAAGAGATAAACGGCAATTTGAAGGACACCGATTACCACCAGTTGAAA GTCTCAGATGTAAAAAAA TTTGCAAAGGCAGGAAAG GTGACGCAGGGCCAGTTGGACCCCAAGGGCTAACGGGAAAGGACGGTTCTCCGGGATTAAAAGGTGTGAAGGGAGACAATGGTGAAAAAGGACCTGCAGGAGCCATGGGATTGCAAGGACCCAGGGGCTTACCAG GACCGCCAGGACCACCTGGACGTTTA ATCAGTGAGAGCATTCACTTGGctggaaaaggaaagaacatAGAACAACATC GATCGCACCGCATTGTCAACTGGGATATAGCACACAAGGAGGGCAGCATCGTGTATCATGCTGAACTGGGCGAAATACAAGTAAAAGTGGCCGGAGTCTACTTTGTGTACAGCCAAATATTTTACTTTGATGGGAGCACAAATCAAATGGCCCATGACACTTTCATTAACGGCAACAGGGAAATGTCAAGTGAAGCAAGTATAATTGGACCAAGCAAAAAACTTGATACCAAATACCATGGACGTATATTTCGCCTTAGGGTCAACGACACCATTGGGGTTCGCGCGCGTTACACAAAGCTCTTTAATATGGTACCCTGGGGAAGCTTCTTCGGGGCGTTCTTGGTTCATCTCTGA
- the LOC137982029 gene encoding ectodysplasin-A-like, whose amino-acid sequence MVANERQCPLRFLVALAIVLLLVYCVSLSVFLVYLMRDYSLLKQHVQDLGSRVDSLSGSRVTTAAGTSVMPAGNHKQHENKESKLYQDQQKSEVTATKNTFIGRLRRSRNACTTIVCAKSGPPGATGPPGPQGPPGPPGPKRKKNRKGQKGEPGIIGPQGEPGERGIKGDPGQQGEQGPPGSLGQESAHLVGDGKRVEHAGSVDRWNPGHVRGNITFRRHQGALMIGRAGTYYVYSQMYYEDCTSYSMSHYTLLNGRKILGSQSSVNHCDARYFTNYQGGVFKLNAGDQLKVEVHMSKTYYMIKEFSYFGLFMLYPG is encoded by the exons ATGGTTGCAAACGAGAGGCAATGCCCTTTACGTTTCCTTGTCGCTCTGGCAATTGTGTTGTTACTGGTGTATTGCGTGTCACTGAGCGTGTTCCTAGTGTATTTGATGCGAGATTACAGCCTCCTAAAACAACACGTTCAAGATTTAGGTAGCCGAGTCGATTCTTTGTCGGGAAGCAGAGTCACAACAGCTGCCGGGACTTCTGTTATGCCCGCGGGTAACCAcaaacaacatgaaaacaaagaaTCTAAACTTTATCAAGATCAACAG AAATCCGAAGTAACTGCAACGAAGAACACATTCATAGGAAGGCTGAGACGATCTAGAAACGCCTGCACCACCATCGTGTGTGCCAAGAGTGGGCCACCCGGGGCAACTGGTCCCCCGGGACCTCAAGGTCCACCTGGACCGCCGG GTCctaagaggaaaaaaaacagaaaaggacAAAAAG GTGAACCAGGGATCATCGGCCCTCAGGGGGAACCCGGTGAACGGGGAATAAAAGGAGATCCTGGTCAACAAG gTGAACAAGGACCACCAGGAAGTTTG GGACAAGAAAGTGCTCACCTGGTGGGAGACGGCAAAAGAGTAGAACACGCTG GATCTGTTGACCGTTGGAATCCAGGTCACGTGAGGGGAAACATAACATTCAGAAGACACCAAGGTGCGTTGATGATCGGCCGTGCTGGAACTTACTATGTATACAGCCAGATGTATTATGAGGATTGTACGAGTTATTCCATGAGCCATTACACTTTGCTGAATGGTCGCAAGATTCTTGGCAGTCAATCCAGTGTTAACCATTGTGATGCAAGATATTTCACAAATTACCAAGGTGGTGTGTTCAAACTAAATGCCGGCGATCAGCTGAAAGTGGAAGTGCACATGAGCAAAACGTACTACATGATAAAAGAATTCAGCTACTTTGGATTGTTCATGTTGTATCCAGGATAA
- the LOC137982032 gene encoding phospholipid scramblase 2-like isoform X1, giving the protein MAQPGYGYPPPVEYNAQNPHAQQYPPPQGGYPPTQQGYPPPQQPGYAPAQPGYAAAPFNQVQQPGYPPPAGQQIQWMQAPPPPANCPPGLEYLTQVDQLLIKQQVELLEAFTGFETNNKYKILNSMGQQVFFAAEDTDCCTRQFCGPCRPFEMRILDNMQREVIHLNRPLRCSSCYFPCCLQEIEVQSPPGTVIGYCVQNWSICFPRFEIQNAAREAVLRIEGPFCQCNICGDVEFTLLSVDGQNEVGKISKQWSGLAKEAFTDADNFGITFPMDLDVKIKGVILGACFLIDFMYFEETANHDDN; this is encoded by the exons ATGGCTCAACCAGGGTATGGTTACCCTCCTCCTGTAGAATATAACGCTCAAAATCCACATGCACAGCAATATCCACCGCCTCAGGGAGGTTATCCACCAACCCAACAAGGTTATCCACCGCCACAGCAACCTGGATACGCTCCGGCACAACCTGGATACGCGGCAGCGCCCTTCAACCAAGTGCAACAGCCTG GTTATCCGCCTCCGGCTGGGCAGCAAATACAATGGATGCAAGCACCTCCACCGCCAGCAAATTGCCCACCTGGTTTGGAATATCTAACTCAAGTGGATCAACTGTTGATCAAGCAGCAAGTCGAACTCCTTGAAG CGTTCACTGGctttgaaacaaacaataagTACAAGATTTTGAACAGCATGGGACAACAAGTCTTCTTTGCTGCGGAGG ATACTGATTGCTGCACTCGACAGTTCTGTGGTCCATGCAGGCCGTTTGAGATGAGAATTCTGGATAACATGCAGCGCGAGGTGATCCATTTAAATCGCCCCTTAAGATGTTCATCTTGTTATTTCCCTTGCTGCCTGCAAGAGATTGAAGTACAGTCCCCTCCTGGCACAGTAATTGGCTATTGTGTTCAAAA ctgGTCAATATGCTTTCCCAGGTTTGAGATACAGAATGCTGCAAGAGAAGCTGTTTTGAGGATTGAAGGGCCATTTTGTCAGTGCAACATCTGTGGAGATGTTGAGTTTACT ttGTTGTCTGTTGATGGTCAAAACGAAGTTGGCAAGATTTCCAAGCAGTGGTCTGGCTTGGCTAAGGAAGCATTTACTGATGCAGACAACTTTGGCATCACAT TCCCTATGGACCTTGATGTCAAGATTAAAGGTGTTATATTGGGAGCCTGCTTCCTGATT GACTTCATGTACTTCGAGGAAACAGCAAATCATGATGATAACTAA
- the LOC137982032 gene encoding phospholipid scramblase 1-like isoform X2, whose protein sequence is MAQPGYGYPPPVEYNAQNPHAQQYPPPQGGYPPTQQGYPPPQQPGYAPAQPGYAAAPFNQVQQPGYPPPAGQQIQWMQAPPPPANCPPGLEYLTQVDQLLIKQQVELLEAFTGFETNNKYKILNSMGQQVFFAAEDTDCCTRQFCGPCRPFEMRILDNMQREVIHLNRPLRCSSCYFPCCLQEIEVQSPPGTVIGYCVQNWSICFPRFEIQNAAREAVLRIEGPFCQCNICGDVEFTLLSVDGQNEVGKISKQWSGLAKEAFTDADNFGIT, encoded by the exons ATGGCTCAACCAGGGTATGGTTACCCTCCTCCTGTAGAATATAACGCTCAAAATCCACATGCACAGCAATATCCACCGCCTCAGGGAGGTTATCCACCAACCCAACAAGGTTATCCACCGCCACAGCAACCTGGATACGCTCCGGCACAACCTGGATACGCGGCAGCGCCCTTCAACCAAGTGCAACAGCCTG GTTATCCGCCTCCGGCTGGGCAGCAAATACAATGGATGCAAGCACCTCCACCGCCAGCAAATTGCCCACCTGGTTTGGAATATCTAACTCAAGTGGATCAACTGTTGATCAAGCAGCAAGTCGAACTCCTTGAAG CGTTCACTGGctttgaaacaaacaataagTACAAGATTTTGAACAGCATGGGACAACAAGTCTTCTTTGCTGCGGAGG ATACTGATTGCTGCACTCGACAGTTCTGTGGTCCATGCAGGCCGTTTGAGATGAGAATTCTGGATAACATGCAGCGCGAGGTGATCCATTTAAATCGCCCCTTAAGATGTTCATCTTGTTATTTCCCTTGCTGCCTGCAAGAGATTGAAGTACAGTCCCCTCCTGGCACAGTAATTGGCTATTGTGTTCAAAA ctgGTCAATATGCTTTCCCAGGTTTGAGATACAGAATGCTGCAAGAGAAGCTGTTTTGAGGATTGAAGGGCCATTTTGTCAGTGCAACATCTGTGGAGATGTTGAGTTTACT ttGTTGTCTGTTGATGGTCAAAACGAAGTTGGCAAGATTTCCAAGCAGTGGTCTGGCTTGGCTAAGGAAGCATTTACTGATGCAGACAACTTTGGCATCACAT GA